The Gemmatimonadota bacterium genome has a segment encoding these proteins:
- a CDS encoding sigma-70 family RNA polymerase sigma factor, with translation MDTAALPPDRLFTELYRELKVLAGRQVRDFQGNVSLSATALLHEAYLRFSEHSPAFEDKGHFLGYAARAMRGIIIDYSRNRRAQKRGGEFHFTGITNADVAAPAGDEPDLARLGEALEELATLDPRLAEVVDLHFFCGFTFAEIAAQRGASERTVLRDWKKARLLLGDAMGRDGVS, from the coding sequence ATGGATACCGCCGCCCTCCCCCCAGACCGGCTCTTCACCGAGCTCTACCGCGAGCTGAAGGTGCTTGCTGGTCGCCAGGTTCGTGACTTTCAGGGCAACGTATCCCTGTCGGCCACCGCGCTCCTCCACGAGGCGTACCTGCGCTTTTCCGAGCACTCACCGGCATTCGAGGACAAGGGCCACTTTCTCGGCTATGCGGCGCGGGCGATGCGCGGCATCATCATCGACTATTCGCGAAACCGGCGGGCCCAGAAGCGGGGGGGCGAGTTCCACTTCACGGGGATCACCAACGCCGACGTCGCGGCACCCGCCGGAGACGAGCCCGACCTCGCGCGTCTCGGGGAAGCCCTGGAGGAGCTGGCGACCCTGGATCCTCGTCTGGCCGAGGTCGTGGACCTGCACTTCTTCTGCGGCTTCACCTTCGCGGAGATCGCGGCGCAGCGCGGGGCATCTGAGCGCACCGTGCTGCGGGACTGGAAGAAGGCCCGCCTGCTGCTGGGCGACGCGATGGGACGGGACGGCGTGTCATGA